In Perca fluviatilis chromosome 14, GENO_Pfluv_1.0, whole genome shotgun sequence, a genomic segment contains:
- the LOC120572345 gene encoding cytosolic non-specific dipeptidase-like, with product MAHLTALFNYVDENQDLYVQRLAKWVGVQSVSAWPEKRGEIKKMMEMAAKDIEKLGGTVEMVDIGKQKLPCGEEIPLPPIILGSLGSDPGKKTVCIYGHLDVQPAKIDDGWDTEPFTLVEKDGKLYGRGSTDDKGPVLAWFNCIEAYQKIQQELPINIKFCFEGMEESGSEGLDELVFSQKDSFLKDVDYICISDNYWLGKTKPCITYGLRGICYFFIEVHCSDKDLHSGVFGGSVYEAMTDLIALMGSLLDNKGKILVPGISDDVAPPTDEEKKLYEKIDFDLDEFRKDIGVEHLLHDTKEKILMHRWRYPCLSLHGIEGAFSEAGEKTVIPCKVIGKFSIRLVPDMDPKVVEIKVIDHLQKKFAELKSPNKLKVYMDNGAKAWVSDFNHPHYLAGRKAMKTVFGVEPDLTREGGSIPVALTFQEATGCNVMLLPVGSSDDGAHSQNEKLNRTNYIQGIKMLAAYFHEVSQLE from the exons ATGGCTCATCTCACAGCACTTTTTAACTATGTGGACGAAAACCAGGATCTGTACGTGCAG CGTCTCGCAAAGTGGGTGGGAGTCCAGAGTGTGTCTGCTTGGCCAGAGAAGCGCGGGGAGATCAAGAAGATGATGGAGATGGCAGCCAAGGACATTGAGAAGCTTGGGGGAACAGTGGAGATGGTGGACATCGGCAAACAGAAG CTTCCCTGTGGCGAGGAGATCCCCCTGCCACCTATCATCCTGGGTAGTTTGGGTTCAGACCCGGGCAAGAAGACGGTGTGTATCTACGGCCATCTTGATGTCCAGCCAGCTAAGATTGATGATGGCTGGGATACAGAGCCTTTCACTCTGGTGGAAAAAGACG GTAAGCTCTATGGAAGAGGTTCTACTGATGACAAAGGTCCTGTGTTGGCCTGGTTCAACTGCATTGAGGCCTACCAAAAGATCCAGCAG GAGCTTCCCATCAACATAAAATTCTGCTTCGAAGGAATGGAGGAGTCTGGATCTGAGGGCCTGGATGAACTGGTGTTTTCTCAAAAAGACTCCTTCTTAAAAGATGTGGACTATATCTGCATCTCTGACAATTATTGGCTCGGCAAGACCAAACCCTGCATCACCTACGGTCTGAGAGGAATCTGCTACTTCTTTATTGAG GTGCATTGCAGTGACAAGGACCTACACTCAGGGGTGTTTGGTGGCTCTGTTTATGAAGCCATGACCGACCTGATTGCACTTATGG GCTCCCTCTTAGACAATAAGGGGAAGATTTTGGTTCCTGGGATAAGTGATGATGTGGCCCCTCCGAcagatgaggaaaaaaagctgTATGAGAAAATAGATTTTGACTTGGATGAATTCCGCAAAGACATTGGAGTCGAACACCTACTACATGACACCAAG gAGAAAATCCTGATGCACCGCTGGAGGTATCCATGTCTTTCTCTACATGGTATTGAGGGAGCTTTCTCTGAAGCAGGAGAAAAGACTGTTATCCCCTGCAAGGTCATCGGCAAGTTTTCCATCCGCCTCGTCCCCGACATGGATCCCAAAGTTGTCGAGATAAAG GTTATTGATCATCTGCAGAAGAAGTTTGCTGAACTGAAAAGCCCCAACAAACTGAAGGTGTACATGGACAACGGAGCCAAGGCCTGGGTCTCTGACTTCAACCACCCGCACTACCTGGCTGGCCGAAAGGCCATGAAGACAG TCTTTGGTGTGGAGCCTGACTTGACCCGCGAGGGTGGAAGCATCCCTGTCGCCCTGACCTTCCAGGAGGCCACAGGATGTAATGTCATGCTGCTCCCTGTTGGATCCTCTGATGATGGAGCTCACTCCCAGAATGAAAAGCTCAACAG